One Pseudorasbora parva isolate DD20220531a chromosome 4, ASM2467924v1, whole genome shotgun sequence genomic region harbors:
- the pcdh18a gene encoding protocadherin-18a isoform X3: protein MDTSKGTAFCVTLLKLAVLVALARHVSAKTLKYQVYEEQNVGTVIARLRDDVADVLSKLPSSIPLRFRAMQRGSASLLSVRDQDGEISIRTKIDREKLCEKNLNCTIEFDVLTLPTEHLQLFHIEVEILDINDNAPQFARPVIPIEISETAVVGTRVPLDSATDPDVGENSLNTYSLTPSDFFKIDILTRTDGAKYAELVVLKELDREVRASYELQLTASDRGVPPKFGTTLLKISIADSNDNNPVFEKPSYVINLLENSPLGSLLIDLNATDPDEGTNGKIVYSFSSHVSPKILETFKINSDNGHLTLMRKVDFESTNSYDIDVQAQDMGPNSMPAHCKVIIKVVDVNDNKPDISINLMSAGNEEIAYISETAPVDSFVALVRVDDLDSGLNGEVECRLHSQGHFRLQKTYEKNFMIVTNVTLDREKRSEFSLTVIAEDKGSPSLSTIKHFTVQVQDENDNAPRFEKSRYEISKAENNSPGAYLSSVKASDPDLGQNGQVSYSILESMIHGSSISTYVTIDPSNGKIYALRTFDREDVSQISFLVQARDSGSPPLSSNVTVVLTVLDENDNRPVIMMPQLWNHTADVPVSKYAEVGDILTVVRAIDRDAGANGDLSCFVVGGNEAGYFAMDAKTCEIRTNVSMQDIPQEHVELNILVQDHGVLPLSARALLRLSLYENIENHMNPHLTGGGTGDGPLDVSMIIIISLGAICAVLLIIMVAFALRCSREKKDTRSYNCRVAESTYQQHPKKPSRQIHKGDITLMPTVNGTLPIRAHHRSPTSSPGPERAHMGSRQSQHSRHSLNSLVTISSNHIPENFALELTHATPPVEGQYQPRPSFRGNKYSRSYRYALQDMDKFSLKDSGRGDSDAGDSDCEMGRDSPIDRLLGDGFGDLFHSDGHHRLHPAVMRLCTEECRVLGHSDQCWMPSQASSDYRVNMYIPGEESKPQVLEEDQQSVDSAKKSFSTFGKDNDEECGSSLLSEMNNVFQRLLPTSYAEVRELEDCGGPPPSSIGMEIRKGFLPGKASSAGPTYPQGVAAWAANTHFQNPGGAVTSGHGSTNHAASQAHLKWLPAMEEIPENYEEDDLESVLSQRQGKRNDTRHEVVDASELVAEINKLLQDVRQS, encoded by the exons ATGGATACCAGCAAGGGCACAGCGTtctgtgtcactttactcaaaCTTGCTGTGCTTGTGGCATTGGCACGACACGTCTCGGCTAAAACTCTGAAATACCAAGTTTACGAAGAGCAGAATGTGGGCACAGTAATCGCCAGACTTCGAGATGACGTCGCTGATGTTTTGTCCAAACTTCCGAGCTCGATCCCGTTACGCTTTAGAGCCATGCAGCGCGGCAGCGCGTCTCTTCTCTCCGTGCGCGATCAGGATGGAGAGATCAGCATCAGGACCAAAATAGACCGCGAGAAACTGTGCGAGAAGAATCTTAACTGCACTATCGAATTTGACGTCCTCACCCTCCCCACAGAGCACCTACAGCTGTTTCATATCGAAGTGGAAATTTTGGACATTAACGACAATGCGCCACAGTTCGCGCGCCCCGTCATTCCCATAGAGATCTCCGAAACCGCCGTCGTGGGGACGCGCGTTCCCCTTGACAGCGCCACCGATCCAGACGTCGGGGAGAACTCTCTGAACACATACTCTCTGACCCCATCTGACTTCTTTAAGATTGATATTCTAACTAGAACCGATGGCGCAAAGTACGCGGAGCTCGTTGTGCTTAAAGAGCTGGATAGAGAGGTGCGAGCGAGCTATGAACTCCAGCTCACCGCCTCAGACAGGGGCGTTCCCCCCAAATTTGGAACAACGCTCCTGAAAATCAGCATAGCTGACTCGAACGACAACAATCCGGTATTTGAGAAGCCATCGTATGTTATTAATTTGCTTGAAAATTCACCTTTAGGCAGTTTGCTAATTGATCTGAATGCCACTGACCCAGATGAAGGGACCAACGGGAAAATTGTGTATTCTTTTAGCAGTCATGTGTCACCTAAAATTTTAGAGACCTTTAAAATTAATTCTGATAATGGTCATTTGACACTGATGAGGAAAGTTGACTTTGAAAGCACAAATTCGTATGACATAGATGTTCAAGCTCAAGACATGGGCCCCAACTCAATGCCAGCACACTGTAAAGTCATAATCAAAGTGGTGGATGTGAATGACAACAAACCTGACATCAGTATCAATTTGATGTCCGCTGGGAATGAAGAGATAGCTTATATATCAGAGACAGCTCCTGTAGATTCGTTTGTTGCTCTAGTGAGGGTAGATGACCTGGACTCTGGGTTAAATGGAGAGGTGGAGTGCCGTCTCCACAGCCAGGGTCATTTCAGGCTGCAGAAGACATATGAGAAGAACTTCATGATTGTTACAAATGTCACTCTGGACCGAGAGAAGAGGTCAGAGTTCAGCTTAACTGTTATAGCTGAAGATAAAGGCTCTCCCAGTTTATCTACCATCAAACACTTCACTGTGCAGGTCCAGGATGAGAACGACAATGCGCCAAGGTTTGAGAAGAGCAGGTATGAGATTTCCAAGGCAGAAAACAACTCGCCAGGAGCTTATCTGTCATCTGTGAAGGCCTCAGATCCAGACTTGGGCCAGAATGGACAAGTGAGCTACTCTATACTTGAAAGTATGATCCATGGGAGCTCCATCTCCACCTACGTCACCATTGACCCCTCTAATGGAAAGATTTATGCTCTGCGTACTTTTGATCGTGAAGACGTAAGCCAGATCTCATTCTTAGTCCAGGCCCGGGATTCTGGAAGTCCTCCACTGAGTAGTAACGTGACTGTTGTCTTGACCGTCTTGGATGAGAATGACAACAGACCAGTCATCATGATGCCTCAGCTGTGGAACCACACGGCTGATGTTCCTGTATCCAAATACGCAGAGGTCGGGGACATTTTAACCGTCGTCCGTGCAATAGACCGCGATGCCGGCGCCAACGGTGACCTCTCATGTTTTGTCGTAGGAGGCAACGAGGCAGGTTACTTTGCCATGGATGCAAAAACATGCGAAATTCGGACCAATGTCAGCATGCAGGACATTCCACAGGAACACGTGGAGCTGAACATCCTAGTGCAGGACCATGGTGTCCTACCCCTAAGTGCCAGAGCCCTACTGAGACTTTCGCTTTACGAAAACATTGAGAACCACATGAACCCCCATTTAACAGGTGGAGGAACTGGAGATGGCCCTCTAGATGTGTCCATGATCATCATCATCTCCCTTGGGGCGATCTGCGCCGTTCTACTTATCATCATGGTGGCCTTTGCCCTTCGCTGCTCACGTGAAAAGAAGGACACTCGCTCATACAACTGCAGGGTGGCTGAGTCTACTTACCAACAGCACCCTAAAAAACCCTCCCGGCAGATCCATAAGGGTGACATCACCCTGATGCCCACCGTCAACGGGACCCTACCGATCCGAGCGCACCATCGCTCGCCAACCTCCTCACCCGGACCAGAACGAGCCCACATGGGCAGCCGGCAGAGCCAACACAGCCGCCATTCTCTAAACAGCTTGGTCACTATTTCCTCCAATCACATCCCTGAGAACTTCGCCCTGGAACTTACACATGCCACGCCCCCAGTGGAG GGTCAGTATCAGCCGCGGCCCAGCTTCAGAGGGAACAAATACTCTCGCAGCTACAG GTACGCCCTCCAGGACATGGATAAGTTCAGTCTGAAAGATAGTGGGCGTGGCGACAGTGATGCGGGCGACAGCGACTGCGAGATGGGCCGTGATTCGCCCATCGACCGGTTGCTAGGCGACGGCTTCGGAGACCTCTTCCACAGCGATGGACACCACCGTCTCCACCCAG CAGTCATGAGATTGTGTACGGAGGAGTGTCGTGTGTTGGGTCACTCTGACCAGTGCTGGATGCCATCTCAGGCGTCCTCGGATTACCGTGTGAACATGTACATCCCAGGAGAAGAGAGCAAGCCTCAGGTCCTCGAAGAGGACCAGCAGTCAGTCGACTCAGCTAAGAAGAGCTTTTCTACCTTCGGAAAGGACAATGATGAGGAATGCGGCAGCTCGCTGCTGTCGGAAATGAACAACGTCTTCCAACGTCTCTTGCCGACTTCTTATGCTGAGGTCAGAGAGCTCGAAGATTGTGGCGGCCCTCCCCCTTCCTCCATTGGCATGGAAATAAGAAAGGGCTTCCTGCCGGGTAAAGCATCATCTGCTGGTCCCACTTACCCACAGGGCGTTGCCGCGTGGGCAGCCAATACTCACTTTCAGAATCCCGGCGGTGCCGTAACTAGCGGACATGGCTCGACCAATCATGCGGCATCGCAGGCGCATTTAAAATGGCTGCCGGCGATGGAGGAGATTCCAGAGAACTATGAAGAGGACGACTTGGAGAGCGTGCTCAGCCAGCGGCAGGGAAAACGCAACGACACGAGACACGAAGTTGTCGACGCTAGTGAACTGGTTGCCGAAATTAACAAATTGCTTCAGGACGTACGCCAGAGCTAA